One genomic segment of bacterium includes these proteins:
- a CDS encoding amidohydrolase family protein yields the protein MDVKAFDLVVTGGDVVTSSAVRRLDVGVRDGLIAALGAPGTLGEAARVIDAAGKVVLPGVIDPHVHCRIHSHHVDDLPTVLEAAAAGGVTTALVHLLPTATVQATPLDLLEEFRDLGRREAPIDFSFHAWLPERPGTLEQIPELLAAGIPSFKLFCAYKSIGRMASDAFLIRAMDTIGRRGGVLLVHAEDGELIDARIAVQRAAGRNGPSDYRWTHPHEAEWIAVAKTLGYARAAGCPLYVVHVSTPRGVDLIEDARRDGQRVWAETCVQYLELTDELLTRWGPLAKISPPLRDAAANEGLWRHLAAGRIDAVGSDHSPHSRETKAAGYRDIFDAWYGAPGVQTLLPVMWDAFCRRALPLPLLARVLSEAPARIFGLEHKGAIAPGLDADLVIMDPDREVELRSKDQIGQSGYTLYEGRRVRGWPVTTLRRGEILVDGGALRRRRGGGRFLARRSDPA from the coding sequence ATGGACGTGAAGGCGTTCGATCTCGTCGTCACGGGCGGGGACGTTGTCACGTCCTCGGCGGTCCGCCGGCTCGACGTCGGCGTGCGCGACGGCCTGATCGCCGCGCTCGGCGCGCCGGGCACGCTCGGAGAGGCCGCGCGCGTCATCGACGCCGCGGGCAAAGTGGTGCTGCCCGGAGTGATCGACCCGCACGTCCACTGCCGCATCCACAGCCACCACGTCGACGACCTGCCGACCGTGCTGGAGGCCGCGGCGGCGGGCGGGGTCACGACCGCGCTCGTGCACCTCCTGCCGACCGCCACGGTTCAGGCGACGCCGCTCGACCTCTTGGAGGAGTTCCGCGACCTCGGACGCCGCGAGGCGCCGATCGACTTCTCGTTTCACGCCTGGCTGCCGGAACGCCCGGGCACGCTCGAGCAGATCCCGGAACTCCTCGCCGCGGGCATCCCGTCGTTCAAGCTGTTCTGCGCGTACAAGTCGATCGGGCGAATGGCCTCCGACGCCTTTCTGATCCGGGCGATGGACACGATCGGCCGCCGCGGCGGGGTGCTCCTCGTGCACGCGGAGGACGGTGAGTTGATCGACGCCCGCATCGCCGTCCAGCGCGCGGCCGGGAGGAACGGCCCATCGGACTACCGCTGGACCCATCCCCACGAGGCCGAATGGATCGCGGTGGCCAAGACCCTCGGCTACGCCCGGGCGGCAGGGTGTCCCTTGTACGTCGTGCACGTCAGCACGCCCCGCGGGGTCGATCTCATCGAGGACGCCAGGCGCGACGGGCAGCGCGTCTGGGCGGAGACCTGCGTGCAATACTTGGAATTGACCGACGAGCTGCTGACCCGCTGGGGGCCGCTTGCCAAGATCAGCCCGCCGCTCCGCGACGCGGCGGCCAACGAGGGTCTGTGGCGCCATCTCGCGGCCGGCCGCATCGATGCGGTCGGCTCCGACCACTCGCCGCACTCCCGCGAGACCAAGGCGGCGGGATACCGGGACATCTTCGACGCCTGGTACGGCGCGCCCGGCGTGCAGACGCTGCTGCCGGTGATGTGGGACGCGTTCTGCCGCCGCGCGCTTCCGCTTCCGCTGCTGGCCCGCGTGTTGAGCGAAGCGCCCGCGCGGATCTTCGGCCTCGAGCACAAAGGCGCGATCGCCCCCGGTCTGGACGCCGATCTTGTGATCATGGACCCCGACCGCGAGGTCGAGCTCCGCAGCAAGGACCAGATCGGGCAGAGCGGCTACACTCTGTACGAGGGCCGGCGCGTCCGTGGATGGCCTGTGACGACGCTCCGGCGCGGCGAGATCCTCGTCGACGGCGGCGCGCTGCGGCGCCGTCGAGGCGGCGGCCGCTTCCTTGCGAGGCGGTCGGATCCGGCCTGA
- a CDS encoding DUF3052 domain-containing protein: MKTAGYSGTPLPRKLGIKAGQKIWYSGAPDGYQREISKVGRLEVAGKLGKGQDFIHFFASRRAALNREIQRLRDSMKPDAILWISWPKKSSGVVTDLDENVVREVGLAAGLVDVKVCAVDDVWSGLKFVVRLRDR; encoded by the coding sequence ATGAAGACCGCCGGTTACTCCGGGACCCCGCTCCCCCGGAAGCTCGGCATTAAAGCCGGGCAGAAAATCTGGTATTCCGGAGCGCCGGATGGATACCAGCGCGAGATATCGAAGGTCGGGAGATTGGAAGTTGCCGGGAAACTCGGGAAGGGGCAGGACTTCATTCACTTCTTTGCCAGCCGGCGCGCCGCGTTGAACCGCGAAATACAGAGGCTCCGCGATTCGATGAAGCCGGACGCCATACTCTGGATCTCGTGGCCAAAGAAGTCATCAGGAGTCGTGACCGACCTCGACGAGAACGTCGTTCGCGAGGTCGGACTCGCCGCGGGCCTTGTGGATGTAAAGGTGTGTGCGGTGGACGACGTTTGGTCTGGATTGAAGTTCGTTGTTCGGCTTCGAGACCGGTGA
- a CDS encoding endonuclease III, whose translation MPSRGFASPPTALRRKAAAVDRVLRGLYRLRPWRSRDPLGMLIGTILSQHTSDTNSDRAYAQLRRRLPTWEAVRAASTAQIAAAIRPAGLASLRAPRIHAVLRRLERERGRLSLAFLRRRPRDEARAWLRSIPGVGPKTAAIVLQFGLAKPAFAVDTHVDRVGRRLGLIPARMSTEDAHAWMEALVPPARYGPLHRFLVRHGREVCAARRPRCEVCPIRPWCDYAAALKRGDPSRARSTRTPRPGPEGA comes from the coding sequence ATGCCATCCCGCGGTTTCGCCTCGCCCCCGACCGCGCTGCGCCGCAAGGCCGCGGCCGTGGACCGCGTGCTGCGGGGCCTGTATCGGCTGCGGCCGTGGCGCTCCCGCGATCCGCTCGGCATGCTGATCGGAACGATCCTCTCCCAGCACACGAGCGACACGAACAGCGACCGAGCCTACGCGCAGCTCCGCCGCCGTCTTCCGACGTGGGAGGCCGTTCGCGCGGCCTCCACCGCGCAGATCGCCGCGGCGATCCGGCCCGCGGGGCTCGCCTCGCTCAGAGCGCCGCGGATCCACGCCGTGCTGCGGCGCCTCGAGCGCGAGCGCGGCCGGCTGTCGCTCGCGTTTCTCCGCCGGCGGCCGCGCGACGAGGCGCGGGCGTGGCTGCGGAGCATCCCCGGCGTGGGCCCGAAGACCGCGGCGATCGTGCTGCAGTTCGGGCTCGCGAAACCGGCGTTCGCGGTCGACACGCACGTCGACCGCGTCGGGCGCCGCCTCGGGCTCATTCCGGCGCGCATGTCCACCGAGGACGCGCACGCCTGGATGGAAGCGCTGGTACCGCCCGCGCGGTACGGGCCGCTCCACCGCTTCCTGGTGCGGCACGGCAGGGAAGTCTGCGCGGCGCGACGGCCGCGCTGCGAGGTGTGTCCGATCCGGCCCTGGTGCGATTACGCCGCTGCGCTGAAGAGGGGCGATCCGAGCAGGGCGCGGTCGACGCGCACCCCGAGACCGGGACCGGAGGGCGCCTGA
- a CDS encoding mandelate racemase/muconate lactonizing enzyme family protein — protein MKIARVEVYGYDLHYIHGTYVMSGGREVAALPSTVVRLVTDEGAEGWGEVCPLGTTYLPAFADGARAAIRAMAPALLGADPRHLGPVNDRLDGALAGHAYAKSPIDIACWDLLGQAAGCPLTVLLGGRRQDRYPLYFAVPLGTPADMAAYTAARRAEGIHRFQLKVGGRPHEDFARVRRVLEATGDDDVVIADANGGWALQDAIVAARLLDPLPRVYLEQPCATLEECLAVRRHTTLPMVLDEVITDVPSLLRAAAAGGLEAFNLKISKVGGLTKARLLRDLAESLGLRVTIEDTWGGDLVTAAVSHLAASTSARALFTVSFMNDWVKEHLCGYEPRSHAGIGQAPSGPGLGVRVDRALLGSPLFSAAA, from the coding sequence GTGAAGATCGCCCGCGTCGAGGTCTACGGATACGATCTCCACTACATCCACGGCACGTACGTGATGTCGGGCGGACGCGAGGTCGCCGCGCTGCCGAGCACGGTCGTTCGTCTCGTCACCGACGAAGGCGCGGAGGGGTGGGGCGAGGTTTGCCCGCTCGGGACCACCTACCTGCCCGCGTTCGCGGACGGCGCGCGGGCGGCGATTCGCGCGATGGCACCGGCGCTCCTCGGCGCCGACCCCCGGCATCTAGGCCCGGTTAACGACCGGCTGGACGGCGCCTTGGCCGGGCACGCCTATGCCAAGAGTCCGATCGACATCGCGTGCTGGGATCTCCTCGGGCAGGCGGCCGGGTGTCCGCTCACGGTCCTGTTGGGCGGCCGCCGCCAGGACCGGTATCCGCTCTACTTCGCGGTGCCGCTCGGGACGCCGGCCGATATGGCGGCGTACACCGCGGCGCGGCGGGCGGAAGGCATCCACCGCTTTCAGCTCAAGGTCGGCGGGCGCCCCCACGAGGACTTCGCCCGCGTGCGGCGGGTGCTCGAGGCGACCGGGGACGACGACGTCGTGATCGCCGACGCGAACGGCGGCTGGGCGCTGCAGGACGCGATCGTGGCGGCGCGGCTCTTGGACCCGCTGCCGCGCGTCTACCTCGAGCAGCCGTGCGCGACGCTCGAGGAGTGTCTCGCCGTGCGCCGCCACACGACGCTGCCGATGGTTCTCGATGAAGTGATCACAGACGTGCCGTCGCTGCTGCGCGCCGCGGCGGCCGGAGGACTCGAAGCGTTCAACCTTAAGATCAGCAAGGTCGGCGGCCTTACCAAGGCGCGCCTCCTGCGGGACCTCGCGGAATCGCTCGGGCTGCGCGTGACCATCGAGGATACGTGGGGCGGCGACCTCGTGACCGCGGCGGTCAGCCATCTCGCCGCGAGTACGTCCGCCCGGGCACTCTTCACCGTCTCGTTCATGAACGATTGGGTGAAGGAGCATCTCTGCGGCTACGAGCCGCGCTCGCACGCCGGGATCGGTCAGGCGCCCTCCGGTCCCGGTCTCGGGGTGCGCGTCGACCGCGCCCTGCTCGGATCGCCCCTCTTCAGCGCAGCGGCGTAA
- a CDS encoding acetamidase/formamidase family protein yields the protein MAVHRFVPQAYHTTMATREAALVVASGDTVMTTTVDARGQDASGRQVTERGNPQTGPFFVDGAEPGDRLSVRLEVLRPNRRWGWSATAIAPNVLDPEAVAEAPGPVQGRWDVDVEAGTATLLEPETRLGRLTLPVDPMVGCFGVAPARGQAISTATSSTHGGNMDYRGFVAGVTAHFPVFAAGALFYIGDGHAVQGDGEIAGTGVEISFDVRFTLTLTKRAPLEWPRGETADEIFTLGNARPLDQCVQHATTEMVRWLVDGYGLDARGAHLLLGQAARYDLANVYDPAYTMVCRLSKRLLPPAKIS from the coding sequence ATGGCCGTTCACCGGTTCGTCCCCCAGGCCTACCACACGACCATGGCCACGCGGGAGGCCGCGCTCGTCGTCGCCTCCGGCGACACCGTCATGACGACCACCGTGGACGCGCGCGGGCAGGACGCGTCCGGCCGGCAGGTCACCGAGCGCGGGAACCCCCAGACGGGGCCGTTCTTCGTGGACGGCGCCGAGCCGGGCGACCGGCTCAGCGTGCGGCTCGAGGTGCTGCGGCCGAACCGGCGCTGGGGCTGGAGCGCTACGGCGATCGCGCCGAACGTCCTCGATCCCGAGGCGGTCGCAGAAGCGCCGGGACCGGTCCAGGGGCGCTGGGACGTCGACGTGGAGGCCGGCACCGCGACGCTGCTCGAGCCGGAGACGCGCCTCGGCCGTCTCACGCTCCCGGTCGATCCGATGGTGGGGTGTTTCGGCGTGGCCCCGGCGCGGGGCCAGGCGATCTCCACCGCCACGTCCTCGACGCACGGCGGCAACATGGATTACCGGGGGTTCGTGGCCGGCGTGACCGCCCATTTTCCCGTCTTCGCGGCGGGCGCGCTGTTCTATATCGGCGACGGCCACGCGGTCCAGGGCGACGGCGAGATCGCCGGCACCGGCGTCGAGATCTCGTTCGACGTGCGCTTCACGCTCACGCTCACCAAACGGGCGCCGCTCGAATGGCCGCGCGGCGAGACCGCCGACGAGATCTTCACACTCGGCAACGCGCGGCCGCTCGACCAGTGCGTGCAGCACGCGACGACCGAGATGGTCCGCTGGCTCGTCGACGGCTACGGACTCGACGCGCGCGGCGCCCACCTGCTGCTCGGCCAGGCTGCGCGCTACGATCTCGCCAACGTCTACGATCCCGCCTATACGATGGTGTGCCGGCTGTCGAAGCGCCTCTTGCCCCCGGCCAAGATCTCGTGA
- a CDS encoding thiamine pyrophosphate-dependent enzyme yields MDAAGTDARGRVGGKAMSRLDLTRRLVERLTHGEIVVAGIGNANFDLFAAGPRPENFYMLGSMSLAVPIALGVALAQPSRRVFVIEGDGSVLMSLGALATVAMVAPQNLTVIVWDNGTYQITGGQTAATAEATDLVAVARGAGIVQSEWARDEAEFERLIGEALAGRGPRFIGALVNQEPGAARPERDPVLVKDQFMRGIGAKPSRPA; encoded by the coding sequence ATGGACGCGGCCGGCACGGACGCGCGCGGCAGGGTGGGCGGCAAGGCGATGAGCCGGCTCGACCTGACGCGGCGGCTCGTTGAGCGCCTGACCCACGGCGAGATCGTGGTCGCCGGCATCGGGAACGCCAACTTCGATCTGTTCGCGGCCGGCCCCCGGCCGGAGAACTTCTACATGCTCGGCAGCATGAGCCTCGCGGTGCCGATCGCCCTCGGCGTGGCCCTCGCGCAGCCGTCGCGCCGTGTTTTCGTGATCGAAGGGGACGGCTCGGTGTTGATGAGCCTCGGCGCGCTCGCCACCGTCGCGATGGTTGCGCCGCAGAACCTGACGGTCATCGTCTGGGACAACGGGACGTACCAGATCACCGGCGGTCAGACGGCCGCCACCGCGGAGGCCACCGATCTCGTCGCGGTGGCGCGCGGAGCGGGCATCGTGCAGAGCGAGTGGGCGCGGGACGAGGCTGAGTTCGAGCGGCTGATCGGTGAGGCGCTCGCGGGGCGCGGTCCGCGCTTCATCGGCGCGCTGGTGAATCAGGAGCCCGGCGCCGCGCGCCCGGAACGCGACCCGGTCCTCGTGAAGGACCAGTTCATGCGCGGCATCGGCGCGAAGCCGTCTCGCCCGGCGTAG
- a CDS encoding thiamine pyrophosphate-binding protein, with product MSEWSGTMIKCFTGGGIRFVTYVPDKVLIPLIDGFQAHPGVTAFSATREEEAVGIAAGASLGGAPAAVLMQSSGFGNIPNALASLLVPYQLPVVLVISERGVLGEFNAVQVPISRVIRPALDALGIPHVTLEREDEVEFLVTRTLHQCHRTQQPAALILSPRLTGGKMEG from the coding sequence ATGAGCGAGTGGTCCGGCACGATGATCAAGTGCTTTACCGGCGGCGGAATCCGGTTCGTCACGTACGTGCCGGACAAGGTGCTGATCCCGCTCATCGACGGGTTTCAGGCCCATCCCGGCGTCACCGCGTTCTCCGCGACGCGGGAGGAAGAGGCGGTTGGCATCGCCGCCGGCGCGTCGCTCGGAGGGGCGCCGGCGGCGGTGTTGATGCAGAGCAGCGGGTTCGGCAACATCCCCAACGCGCTCGCGTCGCTGCTCGTGCCGTACCAGCTGCCTGTCGTGCTCGTGATCTCGGAACGCGGCGTGCTCGGCGAGTTCAACGCGGTCCAGGTGCCGATCTCCCGGGTGATCCGGCCTGCGCTCGACGCGCTCGGCATCCCGCACGTCACGCTCGAGCGGGAGGACGAGGTCGAGTTTCTCGTGACCCGCACCCTCCACCAGTGCCACCGCACCCAGCAGCCCGCGGCGCTGATCCTGTCGCCGAGATTGACCGGCGGCAAGATGGAAGGGTAG
- a CDS encoding plastocyanin/azurin family copper-binding protein: protein MTRVIAVVLAVGMLLLVPLPPQAGAAKTWIVRAGASATNQADQALLFLPGQITIDEGDAVQWTRAASEHTIYFPAGQKNPDLIIPGKSKGQLLWNPAVFFATPRKIYDGAGSNSGGALLADPQAPQSYTVTFTKAGTYKYLCMFHPGMEGTVVVQPAGSAYPMTQAQYDQAGAAQAQAALAKAAALRTAAKPVVAVANGKRTYTLNLVGSMKDGATVYRFPVQSLAINRGDTVTWVMQDPTELHTVSFGVGKRYFDIATMVPQKQGPPTLLVTPEVMAPSGGGVHQGTGFYNSGFMMTEGPGVRSYSLTFTKPGTFEYTCAVHDEFGMKATVVVR from the coding sequence ATGACTAGGGTTATTGCCGTGGTACTGGCCGTGGGAATGCTGCTGCTTGTTCCGCTGCCGCCGCAGGCGGGCGCGGCAAAGACCTGGATCGTGCGGGCCGGGGCGTCCGCCACGAACCAGGCGGATCAGGCGCTGCTGTTTCTCCCGGGGCAGATCACTATCGATGAAGGGGACGCGGTCCAATGGACGCGGGCCGCGTCGGAGCACACCATTTACTTCCCGGCGGGCCAGAAGAACCCGGATCTGATCATCCCCGGCAAGTCCAAAGGGCAGCTGCTGTGGAACCCGGCCGTCTTCTTTGCCACGCCGCGGAAGATCTATGACGGCGCCGGGTCCAATAGCGGCGGCGCGCTGCTTGCCGATCCTCAGGCACCGCAGAGCTACACGGTGACCTTCACGAAAGCGGGCACCTATAAGTATCTCTGCATGTTCCATCCGGGGATGGAAGGGACCGTCGTCGTCCAGCCCGCGGGCAGCGCGTATCCGATGACCCAGGCGCAGTACGATCAGGCGGGCGCCGCGCAGGCGCAGGCCGCGCTGGCGAAAGCCGCGGCGCTCCGGACGGCGGCAAAGCCCGTGGTCGCGGTCGCCAACGGAAAGCGTACCTACACACTGAACCTCGTCGGTTCGATGAAAGACGGTGCCACGGTCTACCGCTTCCCGGTCCAAAGCCTCGCGATCAACCGGGGTGATACGGTCACGTGGGTGATGCAGGACCCGACCGAGCTGCACACCGTCTCGTTCGGGGTCGGGAAGCGCTATTTCGATATCGCGACGATGGTCCCTCAAAAGCAGGGGCCGCCCACGCTGCTCGTGACTCCCGAGGTCATGGCCCCGTCGGGCGGCGGCGTCCACCAGGGGACGGGATTCTACAACTCCGGGTTCATGATGACGGAAGGGCCGGGCGTGCGGAGCTACAGTCTCACGTTCACGAAGCCGGGCACGTTCGAGTACACGTGCGCCGTGCACGATGAGTTCGGCATGAAGGCGACGGTCGTCGTGCGATAG
- a CDS encoding trypsin-like peptidase domain-containing protein: protein MGRKLIRIRLVVVALVTVSSPLAAQPPVPWETVFEIQVAQRSLNEQVATVSRGTGFFIASDGTAVTNSHVVARAVNEPSRYRLIAVIHSSLGLELFDVNVGCTNALLYDADTIDPTTPVHLGRDVALIHVVPSTLPFRHLSWSVPAGGHLSAEVHTGRLPDFPFLPIAGEAIAGTRIWVIGFGPTASPLSPQVTAGSVIRVFRARDRTRVLSIGLQGRAEHGFSGSPVIDERREVVGLWTWGTSGTLGAAQSNEVLLRPCE from the coding sequence ATGGGTCGTAAGTTGATCAGGATACGCTTGGTCGTCGTCGCCCTCGTGACGGTCTCGTCTCCCTTGGCGGCCCAGCCGCCTGTGCCGTGGGAAACCGTGTTTGAAATCCAGGTGGCGCAGAGATCGCTCAATGAGCAGGTGGCCACAGTTTCGCGAGGCACGGGATTCTTTATCGCTTCGGACGGCACGGCCGTGACCAACAGTCACGTGGTCGCTCGGGCCGTCAATGAGCCAAGTCGCTATCGGTTAATCGCCGTAATCCATTCAAGCCTGGGCCTTGAATTGTTCGACGTTAACGTTGGATGCACGAATGCTCTCCTCTATGATGCAGATACCATCGATCCCACCACCCCCGTGCACCTCGGCCGGGACGTGGCACTGATCCACGTGGTACCCTCGACGCTTCCGTTCCGACACCTGTCGTGGAGCGTGCCCGCCGGCGGTCATCTCTCTGCGGAGGTGCATACGGGGCGGTTGCCGGACTTTCCGTTTCTGCCCATCGCCGGTGAAGCGATCGCCGGCACGCGCATTTGGGTGATCGGCTTCGGGCCGACCGCATCCCCGCTGAGCCCGCAGGTCACAGCGGGCTCCGTCATCCGAGTGTTCCGGGCGCGGGATCGTACGAGGGTCCTGAGCATCGGACTCCAGGGGCGTGCCGAGCACGGGTTTAGCGGATCGCCGGTCATAGACGAACGCCGCGAGGTCGTGGGCTTGTGGACGTGGGGCACGTCGGGAACACTCGGAGCGGCGCAAAGCAACGAGGTTCTGTTGCGCCCGTGCGAGTGA
- a CDS encoding flagellar biosynthesis protein FlgA, whose protein sequence is MLNERLAAREREGRPIRVGVVGAGRFGTMIVCQLAAMRGMRPSVVADLDPARARAALALGGVAGDRVVEADRAGRANPVIARGDSVVTTDSAVLVESDLDVVVDATGSPEAAAATAQAAIRRGRHVVMVTVEADVLVGSVLRRAADEAGVVYSAAYGDQPALIYELYDWAAALGLEVVAAGKGTKYLPAYRKGTPDDIWERYGMPGHAGAGLNPKMYNSFTDGTKSAIEMAAVANMTGLRPDVRGMHFPPVGTDRLPEVLKPREEGGILGHSGVVEVVSSIDRDGRPVPNDLRWGVYVVFTSPRPYVRGAFRDYGLAVDASGRYASFYRPYHLVGLELPVSAARAVLDGAPTGTPRPVPCAAVVSAAKRALRAGEVLDGEGGATVYGLVDDAATAVRERLLPIGLSHGARVLRPVAEDGLVHLEDVSLETSGPLYALWKEQQALVASQVR, encoded by the coding sequence ATGTTGAACGAACGCCTGGCCGCCCGCGAGCGGGAAGGCCGTCCGATCCGGGTGGGCGTCGTCGGCGCCGGCCGGTTCGGGACCATGATTGTCTGCCAGCTGGCGGCGATGCGCGGGATGCGCCCGTCCGTCGTGGCCGACCTCGACCCGGCCCGGGCCCGCGCCGCCCTCGCGCTCGGCGGCGTCGCCGGCGACCGCGTCGTCGAGGCGGACCGCGCCGGCCGCGCGAATCCGGTCATCGCGCGCGGGGATTCGGTCGTCACCACCGACAGCGCCGTGCTTGTCGAGAGCGACCTGGACGTCGTCGTGGACGCGACCGGGAGTCCCGAGGCCGCCGCCGCCACGGCGCAGGCCGCGATCCGCCGCGGCCGCCACGTCGTGATGGTGACGGTCGAAGCCGATGTGCTCGTCGGCTCGGTGCTGCGCCGCGCCGCCGACGAGGCCGGGGTCGTGTACTCCGCCGCGTACGGCGACCAGCCGGCGTTGATCTACGAACTGTACGACTGGGCGGCCGCGCTGGGGCTCGAAGTCGTCGCGGCGGGGAAGGGCACGAAGTACCTTCCGGCCTACCGCAAGGGCACCCCCGACGACATCTGGGAACGCTACGGCATGCCCGGGCACGCCGGCGCCGGCCTCAACCCCAAGATGTACAACTCGTTCACCGACGGGACGAAGAGCGCCATCGAGATGGCCGCGGTCGCCAACATGACCGGCCTGCGTCCCGACGTGCGCGGCATGCACTTTCCACCGGTCGGGACCGACCGCCTCCCCGAAGTCCTCAAGCCCCGAGAGGAGGGCGGCATCCTCGGCCACTCCGGCGTGGTGGAGGTGGTCAGTTCCATCGACCGTGACGGGCGGCCGGTGCCGAACGATCTCCGCTGGGGCGTGTACGTCGTCTTTACGTCGCCGCGCCCGTACGTGCGGGGCGCGTTCCGCGACTACGGGCTCGCGGTCGATGCGAGCGGCCGCTATGCCTCGTTCTACCGCCCGTATCACCTCGTCGGGCTCGAGCTGCCGGTCAGCGCGGCGCGGGCGGTCCTCGACGGCGCGCCCACGGGGACACCGAGGCCGGTTCCCTGCGCGGCGGTGGTGTCGGCGGCCAAGCGCGCGCTGCGTGCGGGCGAGGTGCTCGACGGCGAAGGCGGCGCCACGGTGTACGGGCTCGTCGACGACGCGGCGACAGCAGTGCGGGAGCGGCTGCTGCCGATCGGTCTCTCACACGGTGCCAGGGTCCTGCGACCCGTGGCCGAAGACGGGCTCGTGCATCTCGAGGATGTCTCGCTTGAGACATCGGGGCCGTTATATGCGCTCTGGAAGGAGCAGCAGGCATTAGTGGCAAGCCAGGTCCGGTAG
- a CDS encoding zinc ribbon domain-containing protein, with protein sequence MTYVFRCASCRHEFEIIATVAEYESRGLPACPKCGKAAARRVFTPVMVMTGARTGASDAGDLPSGGGCCGGGACGCGHVH encoded by the coding sequence ATGACGTACGTGTTTCGCTGCGCGTCCTGTCGCCACGAGTTCGAGATCATCGCGACGGTCGCCGAATACGAAAGCCGCGGCTTGCCGGCCTGTCCGAAGTGCGGCAAGGCGGCCGCCAGGCGCGTCTTCACGCCCGTGATGGTGATGACGGGGGCGCGCACCGGGGCGTCCGACGCCGGAGATCTCCCGTCCGGCGGCGGCTGCTGCGGCGGCGGCGCGTGCGGCTGCGGACACGTACACTAG
- a CDS encoding OsmC family protein — protein sequence MTGTLAGALEARGIPSHPDKLWTEAEGTIEAPERVMRLTTMRVTYHLRIPQGKRADAERALAVFERGCPIAQTLKGCVEISHAWEITEE from the coding sequence CTGACCGGCACCCTCGCGGGCGCGCTGGAGGCGCGCGGGATCCCAAGTCACCCGGACAAGCTCTGGACCGAGGCGGAAGGCACGATCGAGGCGCCGGAACGCGTGATGCGGCTGACGACGATGCGCGTCACCTATCATCTCCGCATCCCGCAGGGCAAACGCGCCGACGCCGAGCGCGCGCTTGCGGTATTCGAGCGCGGCTGTCCCATCGCGCAGACGCTCAAGGGATGCGTGGAGATCTCCCACGCCTGGGAGATCACCGAGGAATAG
- a CDS encoding enoyl-CoA hydratase/isomerase family protein: MPTPATAGSAHMLFDVEGGVARLTVNRPEQRNAMTWAMYQRLVEICEEVDRDDRIRVLVVTGAGGRAFISGTDISQFPAFRGNPQAGIEYEERIDEVTGRLEAVGKPTIASIRGFAVGGGMGIAMTCDLRIASEDSRFGIPVIRLGNCLSMNNYARMVALIGPARAKEMIFTARHVEAREALAWGLVNEVVPPEILEARTRELAEAIAAAPPLTLRASKEAVRRVINRLLPESRGHDLIGMCYNSADFQEGVAAFLDKRTPRWTGR; this comes from the coding sequence GTGCCGACGCCCGCCACGGCCGGCTCTGCTCATATGCTCTTCGACGTCGAGGGTGGGGTGGCGCGGCTCACCGTCAACCGCCCCGAGCAGCGGAACGCGATGACGTGGGCGATGTACCAGCGCCTCGTCGAGATCTGCGAGGAAGTCGATCGTGACGATCGCATCCGCGTTCTCGTCGTCACGGGCGCCGGCGGCCGCGCGTTCATCTCCGGCACCGACATCTCGCAGTTTCCCGCTTTCCGCGGCAACCCGCAGGCCGGCATCGAGTACGAAGAGCGCATCGACGAAGTGACCGGCCGGTTGGAAGCCGTCGGCAAGCCGACGATCGCGTCGATCCGCGGGTTCGCGGTCGGCGGCGGCATGGGCATCGCCATGACGTGCGATCTCCGGATCGCCTCCGAAGATTCACGGTTCGGCATCCCGGTGATCCGGCTCGGCAACTGCCTGTCCATGAACAACTACGCCCGCATGGTGGCGTTGATCGGCCCGGCGCGCGCCAAGGAAATGATCTTTACGGCGCGGCACGTCGAGGCGCGCGAGGCGCTCGCGTGGGGCCTCGTGAACGAGGTCGTTCCGCCGGAGATTCTGGAGGCGCGCACGCGCGAGCTCGCCGAGGCGATCGCCGCGGCGCCGCCGCTGACGCTCCGCGCCAGCAAGGAAGCCGTCCGCCGCGTGATCAACCGGCTGCTTCCCGAGAGCCGCGGCCACGATCTCATCGGCATGTGCTACAACAGCGCCGACTTCCAGGAGGGCGTCGCGGCCTTCCTCGACAAGCGTACGCCCCGCTGGACCGGACGCTGA